In Chloroflexota bacterium, the genomic stretch CGCCGTCGCTGCGCGACGGCCGTGGGGAACGGCAGGCACTGGTGCGACTGGCGCGTCGCGCAGCGACGGCAGGAGTGTAGGCGGGGCTTTCAAGCCCCGACGCGGCGGCACGACGACATCAACATGCAATCCCCCTGCAGCCCCTGGGAGGATCGGAGTCTGTGGGCGTGGCGTTCGGGTACACTCTCGGGCGATCCTCCCAGGAAGGCCCCGATGACCGTCTCGCTCCCCTCGCTCAGCGGCGCGCGAGGCGCCGCGCTGATCCGCGCCGATCTGCTGCGCGCCCGATCCCTCAGCGTGCTGCGCCCGGTCCTCGCCGACCCCATCGGTGCGGCATTCCTGGAGCTGCTCGACGCGCTGGCGACCGAGGAGTCCGCCGCCCGGATCGGCAGCATCTACGGCAAGCTGTTCGCGCTCCTGGCCGACGAGGCCGAGCTCTCCACCGAGCAACTGGTGGGCGACGCCTGGCAGAACCACCTGCTGGATCGCCTGTTGGAGACGGAGACGCCGTTCAGCCGGAAGGCGCAGCGCGCCGGCCTCGACGGCATCGGGCCGTCCCTGCTGGCGCAGGTCCGCCGCGATCTCGCAGCGCTCCAGTCCCTGCACAGTCTCGACACTGCCCGACTGGCTCGGGCCGCCGCGCACGCCGCCAACGCCGAGGCGGGCGATGTCTGGGTCGCCTGGGACGGCTTCCGATCCCTGCCAGATGGCGATCAACCGGCCGCTCAGGCCAGCTACGCGCTCAAGCAGCAGCTCGCCCGGTCGAATGACTGGCCGGCCCTTGCCGAGACGATGGCCGAACGGTACGCGCGCGTGGGGGCCGGCCCGTTTGGGCGGTACCGTGCGTTCCGGTGGGTCCGCGAAGAGGGCCAGGGGCCGAGCCAGGGCCGGCTCGTCGGCGTCGTCGCTCCGGACCCGATTCGCCTGGATCAACTCGTCGGCTACGAGCGCGAGCGCGCGCTGGTGCTCCAGAACACCGAGCAGTTCCTGGCCGGGTTCGCCGCGAACAGCGCGCTGCTCTACGGCGACCGTGGCACCGGCAAGTCTTCCACCGTCAAGGCCCTGCTCAACGAGCACGCCGACGCCGGCCTGCGGCTGGTCGAAGTCTCGCGCGACGACCTCAGCGATTTCCCCTGGATCATCAACCAGCTCCGAGATCGCCCCGAGCGATTCATCCTCTTCGTGGACGATCTCTCGTTCGACGAGGGCGAGCGCGACTATCGCGGCCTGAAGGCGGTGCTGGAGGGGAGCGTTGAGGGGCGACCGAACAACGTCGTGCTCTACGCCACGTCCAACCGCCGGCACCTCGTGCAGGAGCGCTGGACGGACCGCGAGTCGGTGATCTCCGCCGAGATCCACGGCCAGGACACGATGCAGGAGAAGCTTTCGCTGTCGGACCGGTTCGGCATTCGGGTGGTCTTCCCCTCGCCGGATCAGCGACGCTACCTCGCCGTGGTCGAGGCTCTGGCACAGCAGCGCGGCCTGGACATCGACGCTGAGACGCTCCGGCGTCGCGGTCTCCAGTGGGCCGAGTGGCATAACGGACGCAGCGGCCGGACAGCACGCCAGTTTATCGACCATCTCCAGGGTGAGCTGGGGATGGCAGCCCGGTAAGGCTGCTGTCCCACCGCCCCTGAGCCGTCCGTTCGCCGGCCCACCGTCCGTTCGCATGTTGACAGATCGTTAACACCCGCGTACGATGCTTCCATCTCCCCGAACTATTCGAAGTGGACGAACGACGTGAGCGAGGTCGCTCGCCGCACCGAGCTGCTGGCGCAGATCGCTGAGCTTGAGCCGCAGATGCTGCGGGTGCTCGGGCCAGCCCAGGCCCGCGAGTGGGTCGATGTTGACCTGACCATGTCGCAGCTCAAGATGATGTTCGTCCTGTCCCGCTCGGTGAGTCCGGTGAGTGACCCTGGATTGCGCGTGAGCGAGGTCGCGCGGGGGTTGGGCGTCACCCTGCCGACTGTGACAGCAGTGATGGATAAGCTGGTCGAGCGGGGCCTGGTTCGGCGCGACGACGATCCGACCGACCGTCGTCAGCACGTGTGCCGGCTCACGTCAGACGGGAACGCCTTGCTGCAGCGTCTCATGGCCGGGCGTCGGGCCTTCACCAACATGTTGATGGAACACCTGGACGACGACGAGCTGGCAACGTTCCTGAACGGCATGCAGGTGCTGCTCAGGGCAGGCGAGCGGCTGCACGCGAGTGCCGGCTGCGCCGGCGGACCATCAGTAGCCTGCCCAGCCGCTGACGCTCCGGCTGAGGCGCCGTTTGTGACCGTCGGGCGGGAGTGGGCATCCTAGCCGGCATCGCCTCCGAGACCGGGCCACCCTTCCAGACCGGGCCACCCTTCCAGACCGGGCCACCCTTCCAGACCGGGCCACCCGCCGAGACCGGGCCGGCCTCCGGGCGAATGGCTCCTCATCGCCAGTCCGTGCCGCCTCGCGCCGCACGGTCCTGTCGCCTATGATGCCGCCATGCAGCTTTCCTGGCGTGGGACCAACGTCCTGCTCCTCGCCACCACGACCGTCATGTTCGCCAGTGAGGGGCACCTGATCGCCTTCACCCCGCTCCAGCTTCGCGAGCTGGGCCTCGACGATACTGAGGTTGGCGTCTGGACCGGC encodes the following:
- a CDS encoding winged helix-turn-helix transcriptional regulator, which produces MSEVARRTELLAQIAELEPQMLRVLGPAQAREWVDVDLTMSQLKMMFVLSRSVSPVSDPGLRVSEVARGLGVTLPTVTAVMDKLVERGLVRRDDDPTDRRQHVCRLTSDGNALLQRLMAGRRAFTNMLMEHLDDDELATFLNGMQVLLRAGERLHASAGCAGGPSVACPAADAPAEAPFVTVGREWAS
- a CDS encoding ATP-binding protein → MTVSLPSLSGARGAALIRADLLRARSLSVLRPVLADPIGAAFLELLDALATEESAARIGSIYGKLFALLADEAELSTEQLVGDAWQNHLLDRLLETETPFSRKAQRAGLDGIGPSLLAQVRRDLAALQSLHSLDTARLARAAAHAANAEAGDVWVAWDGFRSLPDGDQPAAQASYALKQQLARSNDWPALAETMAERYARVGAGPFGRYRAFRWVREEGQGPSQGRLVGVVAPDPIRLDQLVGYERERALVLQNTEQFLAGFAANSALLYGDRGTGKSSTVKALLNEHADAGLRLVEVSRDDLSDFPWIINQLRDRPERFILFVDDLSFDEGERDYRGLKAVLEGSVEGRPNNVVLYATSNRRHLVQERWTDRESVISAEIHGQDTMQEKLSLSDRFGIRVVFPSPDQRRYLAVVEALAQQRGLDIDAETLRRRGLQWAEWHNGRSGRTARQFIDHLQGELGMAAR